The genomic stretch ACGTTCACGGCATTTTGGTGCAGTTGCCGCTGCCGAAGCACTTCTCGATTTCCAAAATCCTTCAGACAATCTCAAAAGACAAGGATGTCGATGGCTTTCACCTATATAACGTTGGAGGTCTCGTAGTCGGCGATACGGTTTTCCCGCCATGTACGCCTTATGGCGTTCTTCAATTGCTCGAACACGAGAACATACCAATCGAGGGTAAGAACGTTGTCGTCGTCGGCGCGAGTAACATTGTCGGTAAGCCAATGGCGCTCATGCTCATGCAAAGAGACGCGACGGTCTGTATATGCCACGCAAAAACGAGAGACTTGGCTCAATTCACAATCCTCGCGGACATCTTGGTTGTGGCGGCGGGCAAGCCTAATCTAATCGTGCCTCAAATGGTAAAAACCGATGCTGTTGTCATCGATGTTGGAATCAACCGACTCCCCAACGGAAGGCTAGTTGGTGATGTGGATTTCCAAGGTGTGTCTGAAAAGGCCTCTTATATAACTCCTGTCCCAGGAGGCGTTGGTCCGATGACGGTAACTATGCTCCTTGCGAACACAGTTTCCTCGGCCGAACGATCGCGATCAGGTCTTGTCGTCTCAACTGAAATGGCCGAGCACTAGACTCGAGCGGGCGATTGCCGTGCCACGCCAGAAGTTTGCCGGCGTCCTGCGGCTTCGTTTGGCAACGATGAGTCGCTTACGGCGGGCGTGCTTAAGACCGCGGCGTCGTTCAACATCGCCGTCGTTTTTGTTGCGAAACTGTCTACCGCTCGAGCGCTGACCGTAGGTCGCTCGTCTGCACGTCAAGTCGGTGACACGCTCCTTACTGTCTCAGCCGCCTGTCAGGTTCGAGCGATAATCTCGGCGACATCTTTGCAGCGCCTTCCCAAGCCCAGCCATCGGCATTGTTGCTTTCCAGCGACATGCAGCTTGAAGAGCACAGCGAGACTTGTGGAATTTGAACGATCATTATAGGATACAGAATAAGTAAATTGTAGCGCTATACGCTACAATGATGCCCGTAGAAGCGAAAGCGGATTAAATTTGATGGCTCACGTCGTTACGGAGAATTGTGAAAGATGCCGCTTCACCGACTGTGCAGTGACATGTCCTGTACAGTGCTTCCATGGCGACGCGGATCGCCTCTACATCGATCCAGAAGTCTGTATCGACTGCAACGCATGCATACCGGCGTGCCCAGTTCAGGCAATCGTTGAAGAATTCGATCTGACGGAAGAGCAAAAGGTTTGGCAGAAAATCAACGCAGAGCGGGCCGCCAATTTGCCCGTCATCTCGTCGAAGCAAGATCCTCTACCGACGGCAGAGAACCGCAAACGCGAACTCGATCTGCAGTTAAGCAATCAACGGAGCTGAAATGGGTGAAGTTGAGACCAAATTAAAGGCAATGGGGTTCACTTTGCCCCCCATCCGAAAATTTCCCAGCCCCAATCGCCGGGGGTGCGTACGTGTCGGCAATGTGTTGTTTCTGTCTGGACACGGTCCGCATCATCCGGGTTTTCCGCACCGTGAGGCGGGGAAGCTTGGCGCGGATATGACAATTGACGAGGGCAAGATCACCGCACAAGCCGCCGCTCTGGCCATGCTCGCAACGGTCAAAAACGAAGTGGGGGACCTCGATAATGTCGTGCGGGTCATCCGTCTGTTCGGCATGGTGAACTCCACGCCTGATTTTCCTAGCATGCCGGCCGTGATCGATGGCGCGTCGGATCTGTTCTTTGAATTATTCGGTCCGGATGCGGGCTGCCACGCGCGAACCGCGGTTGGCATGGTCAACCTTCCGCGAGGACAGGCGGTCGAAATCAACGGCGAGTTTGAAGTGAGGAACTGACGGCCTCCAAGCCGGACATTCCGCCGGATCTAAAGTGCATGAGGTTGGCGTAGCGTATGCGGGATCTTGATTCATTTCGGGTAGCGATTATTGGGAGCGGCCCTAGCGGCTTTTATGCTGCGGAGGCCTTACTACAATCGATGCCCGATGTAGCGATCGATCTGATCGAGAGATTACCGGTTCCCT from Pirellulales bacterium encodes the following:
- the folD gene encoding bifunctional methylenetetrahydrofolate dehydrogenase/methenyltetrahydrofolate cyclohydrolase FolD, which codes for MKAKVIDGIAVSAEIRAGLKARINVLSRQGVMPGLAVIVVGADPASAVYIRNKIKACTEVGIKSFHFRFGQEASQSEILELIADLNARADVHGILVQLPLPKHFSISKILQTISKDKDVDGFHLYNVGGLVVGDTVFPPCTPYGVLQLLEHENIPIEGKNVVVVGASNIVGKPMALMLMQRDATVCICHAKTRDLAQFTILADILVVAAGKPNLIVPQMVKTDAVVIDVGINRLPNGRLVGDVDFQGVSEKASYITPVPGGVGPMTVTMLLANTVSSAERSRSGLVVSTEMAEH
- a CDS encoding 4Fe-4S binding protein, which produces MAHVVTENCERCRFTDCAVTCPVQCFHGDADRLYIDPEVCIDCNACIPACPVQAIVEEFDLTEEQKVWQKINAERAANLPVISSKQDPLPTAENRKRELDLQLSNQRS
- a CDS encoding RidA family protein, with amino-acid sequence MGEVETKLKAMGFTLPPIRKFPSPNRRGCVRVGNVLFLSGHGPHHPGFPHREAGKLGADMTIDEGKITAQAAALAMLATVKNEVGDLDNVVRVIRLFGMVNSTPDFPSMPAVIDGASDLFFELFGPDAGCHARTAVGMVNLPRGQAVEINGEFEVRN